The window GAACGCAGTATTAGCCGAATTGAGCGCGCAATTGACTATATTTCGGCAAATACTGTACCGTGAATCCTCATATTATTCAGTAACATGCTATATAAACTTAAGGAACAACTGGATCGGGCATGTTAAACTCTGCCCGCCGCAAAAGAGGCTTCCAGAAGTCATCTGGCGCGACCATTTGCCAGTTTAAGATGAAATCGCTCCGGAGCTTACCTGAATGCGGCAAAACCAGGCTGGTCCGGCCGGATAATCATGCAGGAAAGTGAGTCAGTGACCCGAAAAACGATCAATTGCGTGGTGATGTTTGCCGATGTGGCAGGCAGCACAGCCATGTATGAAAACATGGGCGACGACCTGGCAAGAGAACGTATCTCCAAGGCACTGAACTCATTGATATCGATCTCACGCCGCCACAACGGCAAGTTGGTAAAAACGATCGGCGACGAAATCCTGGTTTATTTTACCGATATCGATATGGCTGTTTTTGCCGCCAAGGCGATACAGGAAGCCATGGAAGACGATCGTTCACCGGAAACCGTCGGGGTATCGATCAGGATCGGTATGCAATACGGCAGTACCATTCTTGAAAACGACGATATTTTTGGCGACACCGTCAATGTAGCGGCCCGGGTTTCGAGCATGGCGAAGGCGCGCCAGATCCTGTGCACGCAGGAAATCGCATTCATGGTCAAGAGTGGGGAACTTTCAAATAATATGCGCCCTTTTGACCGCTTGCGGGTAAAGGGAAAAAACGAGCAGCTCGATGTATACCTGTACGCCTGGGAGCAGGAAGGTGATATTACCAACATGGCAACGGCTAGCAGTTTCACCAATCCGGCACGACACGATCAGGTAAAACAACTCGTCCTGAAGTACGAAGGCAAGCCTCATAGCATCGTAACCGATACCACGTCGTATGTCCTCGGCAGAGGTCAGGATTGCGATTTGATCGTTAAGGGTGATTTGATTTCGCGCCACCACTCGAAACTGGAACATCGGCGTGGCAAGTTCATCATCACGGATCAGAGTACTAATGGTACCTTCATTCGAACAACGGAAGGGCAGGAGATATTTCTGCGCCGCGAGGAATTCACGATATTCGGCTCCGGCCACATCAGTCTCGGTAAAAAAGTTGATCTCACCGACGAAAATATCATTCATTTCCGCTGCGAATAACGCGATATAATCTCCGCAACAGTATGCCGGAGCAAATTCATTATGACACCTGGAAGCGATAGCTTTAAAACCTTGACCGCGCTCGAGATCGATGGTCAGGAATACCACTACTTCAGCCTCGA is drawn from Gammaproteobacteria bacterium and contains these coding sequences:
- a CDS encoding adenylate/guanylate cyclase domain-containing protein is translated as MTRKTINCVVMFADVAGSTAMYENMGDDLARERISKALNSLISISRRHNGKLVKTIGDEILVYFTDIDMAVFAAKAIQEAMEDDRSPETVGVSIRIGMQYGSTILENDDIFGDTVNVAARVSSMAKARQILCTQEIAFMVKSGELSNNMRPFDRLRVKGKNEQLDVYLYAWEQEGDITNMATASSFTNPARHDQVKQLVLKYEGKPHSIVTDTTSYVLGRGQDCDLIVKGDLISRHHSKLEHRRGKFIITDQSTNGTFIRTTEGQEIFLRREEFTIFGSGHISLGKKVDLTDENIIHFRCE